A section of the Heliangelus exortis chromosome 27, bHelExo1.hap1, whole genome shotgun sequence genome encodes:
- the MTX1 gene encoding metaxin-1 isoform X1 produces the protein MAAPMELFCWVGGWGLPSVDPDCLAVLTYARFTGAPLKVHRVTSPWRSPSGCLPALKTRDEGTISKTQQIITHLRKQKYNADYDLSATQGADTLAFVSLLEEKLLPVLIHTFWVDAKNYVEHTRKWYAETIPFPLNFFLPNCMHKQHLERLQLLWGDGYMEDEEKLEKELYRDARECLTLLSQRLGSQKFFFGDSPASLDAFVFSRLAPLLKAKLPNGKLQQHLKSLQNLCNYCTSILSLYFPWDGGEPSASAPRAAGADGSEAEEDPHKRRNQLLSVLVGLAAMLGYAFLSGIVSIQRGSVGPAGRQPLALEEEEEEEEE, from the exons ATGGCGGCGCCCATGGAGCTGTTCTGCTGGGTcgggggctgggggctgccctcGGTGGACCCCGACTGCTTGGCCGTACTG ACCTACGCGCGGTTTACCGGGGCGCCGCTGAAGGTACACCGGGTCACCAGCCCCTGGAGGAGCCCCTCCG GGTGTTTGCCTGCGCTGAAGACGCGGGACGAGGGCACCAtctccaaaacacagcagatcATAACTCACCTCAGGAAGCAG AAGTACAACGCTGACTACGACCTCTCGGCCACGCAGGGGGCTGACACGTTGGCCTTTGTGTCCCTGCTGGAGGAGAAactgctgccagtgctg ATCCACACCTTCTGGGTGGATGCAAAGAACTACGTGGAGCACACACGGAAATGGTACGCAGAAACCATTCCCTTCCCCCTGAACTTCTTCCTGCCCAACTGCATGCACAAGCAGCACCTGGAGcggctgcagctcctgtggggAGATGGCTACatggaggatgaggagaagctggagaaggag ctctaCCGGGATGCTCGGGAATGCCTGACACTCCTGTCCCAGCGCCTTGGCTCCCAGAAGTTTTTCTTCGGTGACTC GCCAGCTTCCCTCGACGCCTTCGTCTTCAGCCGCCTGGCGCCGCTCCTGAAGGCGAAGCTGCCCAACgggaagctgcagcagcacctgaagTCCCTGCAGAACCTGTGCAACTACTGCACCTCCATCCTCAGCCTCTACTTCCCCTGGGACGGAG gtgaGCCCTCGGCCAGCGCCCCACGGGCTGCGGGTGCTGACGGCAGCGAGGCAGAGGAGGACCCCCACAAACGGCGCAACCAACTGCTGTCGGTGCTGGTGGGGCTGGCAGCCATGCTGGGCTACGCCTTCCTGAGTGGCATCGTCTCCATCCAGCGTGGCAGCGTGGGGCCGGCCGGCCGCCAGCCCCTCgccctggaggaggaggaagaggaagaggaggagtgA
- the MTX1 gene encoding metaxin-1 isoform X2, giving the protein MAAPMELFCWVGGWGLPSVDPDCLAVLTYARFTGAPLKVHRVTSPWRSPSGCLPALKTRDEGTISKTQQIITHLRKQKYNADYDLSATQGADTLAFVSLLEEKLLPVLIHTFWVDAKNYVEHTRKWYAETIPFPLNFFLPNCMHKQHLERLQLLWGDGYMEDEEKLEKELYRDARECLTLLSQRLGSQKFFFGDSRLAPLLKAKLPNGKLQQHLKSLQNLCNYCTSILSLYFPWDGGEPSASAPRAAGADGSEAEEDPHKRRNQLLSVLVGLAAMLGYAFLSGIVSIQRGSVGPAGRQPLALEEEEEEEEE; this is encoded by the exons ATGGCGGCGCCCATGGAGCTGTTCTGCTGGGTcgggggctgggggctgccctcGGTGGACCCCGACTGCTTGGCCGTACTG ACCTACGCGCGGTTTACCGGGGCGCCGCTGAAGGTACACCGGGTCACCAGCCCCTGGAGGAGCCCCTCCG GGTGTTTGCCTGCGCTGAAGACGCGGGACGAGGGCACCAtctccaaaacacagcagatcATAACTCACCTCAGGAAGCAG AAGTACAACGCTGACTACGACCTCTCGGCCACGCAGGGGGCTGACACGTTGGCCTTTGTGTCCCTGCTGGAGGAGAAactgctgccagtgctg ATCCACACCTTCTGGGTGGATGCAAAGAACTACGTGGAGCACACACGGAAATGGTACGCAGAAACCATTCCCTTCCCCCTGAACTTCTTCCTGCCCAACTGCATGCACAAGCAGCACCTGGAGcggctgcagctcctgtggggAGATGGCTACatggaggatgaggagaagctggagaaggag ctctaCCGGGATGCTCGGGAATGCCTGACACTCCTGTCCCAGCGCCTTGGCTCCCAGAAGTTTTTCTTCGGTGACTC CCGCCTGGCGCCGCTCCTGAAGGCGAAGCTGCCCAACgggaagctgcagcagcacctgaagTCCCTGCAGAACCTGTGCAACTACTGCACCTCCATCCTCAGCCTCTACTTCCCCTGGGACGGAG gtgaGCCCTCGGCCAGCGCCCCACGGGCTGCGGGTGCTGACGGCAGCGAGGCAGAGGAGGACCCCCACAAACGGCGCAACCAACTGCTGTCGGTGCTGGTGGGGCTGGCAGCCATGCTGGGCTACGCCTTCCTGAGTGGCATCGTCTCCATCCAGCGTGGCAGCGTGGGGCCGGCCGGCCGCCAGCCCCTCgccctggaggaggaggaagaggaagaggaggagtgA